TCTTCACTGCAATACCGCCTGTAAGTCTCGGAGTCATATCCGCAAGGCTGCCTAGTTATCTGCTGCAACTACATGCCGACATCTGCCAGGAGGCCTCGAGCACTGTGCACGAACGGCGTTCGCTGACCTAGTACGAAGCCTGTAGATATTGGGAGTGGAGCCGCATATGAGTGGGCCTCAGTTTTTTTTCGGAGGAGATCCTGCAACATCTGCTTGCTGAAGCTGAGGTCGGCAACGAGTTGCTTGAGCTTTCGGCTCCCATCCTTGGGTAACCGCAGCCTCTGCATTAATTCAACGCCCATGCCTGCATAGACACTTCCTCATCGATAGAAGTCTGCTCACTAGTCCTCATTCTCCGGCAGACTTCAGGGACCGCCGTGGCGCCCTCGGCTTGCCACAGCGCGAACGCCATCTGTTTCGGACTGTACAGGTTCATGTGATGATTTCCTTCTGTTGTTTCAGGGCAAAGCACCCCGGGAGAGCCTCATTCTTCGGGGAGGAGAAGACTAAATAGCTTCCGGCGCCGCTATTTAGGCCGCACCAGCAGCACGGGCGTCCCGCCGTGGCGCACCACCCGGTCGGCGGTGCTGCCCAAAAGGGTGCGCGTGAGGCCGGTGCGCCCGCGCGTCGTCATCGCCACGAAGCTGCCCTTGGAGCCTTCGGCTGCGGCGAGGATGGCGGTTGCGGCATCGCCCTGGAGCACGGAGGTCTCGATGTTCCTCAGGCCCTCGGTCTTGAGGCGTGAGGCGATGCCCGCCAGGTACTTCGCCGCATCCTTCGCCAGGTCTTCCGCCGTGGCGGCGAGCTCGGTGGTGGGCGCGCTCATGTAGGTGGCGTTCCACTTGGTGAAATCGGCCAGGGAGGGCGTGACTTGCAGGAGCGTGACGCGGAGGTCCAGAGCCCTGGCCAGCCGTATAACCTGGGGCAGCGACTGCTCGGCCACGGGCGAGCCGTCCAGCGGCACGATGACGGCGCTGAGCCTGGCCTCCCCAGTGGGGCCGCCCTTGGCCTTTGGGTGCATGACCAAGACGGGGTTCACGGCATAGTGGATGACCTTATCGGCCACGCTGCCCAGGAGCCATCGGCGGATGCCGGACCTGCCGTGGGTGGGCATGACGATGATGGCATGGCGGCTCTTTTCGCCCAGGCCGATGATCTCCACAGCTGGGATGCCGGTGAGCACCTTGGTGGAGACGGCGACGCCGGAGCCTTTGAAATGGCCGACGGCCTTGTCCAGGTATGCCTGCGCCGCTCTCGCGCCGGCCTCCGGGAGCTGGGGACGCTTTTCACCCTTGGCGTACTGCTTCAGCTCCTTGGCAGTGGGCTCGACAACCTGCACCAGCATGACGTCAGTCTTGAGGGCCGCCGCCAGGCGCTTGGCATAGGGGAGCACCGCTTCGCCGAGGGATGAGCCGTCTAAGGGAACGATCACGCCTGCCGCCATCGTGGGCCTCCTGCTGAACGATTCAGCGAGAGTCTACAGGCCGCCGCCTGCAGAATCCATGAATGGGTGGGGGCTTGGCGTGAAGGTATCGTGAAGCCGCCGCTTCCGAAGACGCCCACGTATAATGTACCGGAAGGAGCGATAGCATGAAGTGGGCCTCTGCCATATCACAGGAATTTTCCGTCAGAAAAGCCGTTGCGGATACTATTGCGCGGGTGAAGGCGGACCTGGGCGATGTTCAGCCTGACCTGGCAGTCGTCTTCGTCTCGGCGCATCACGCCGTGGACTTCCCGTCTATTCCACAGATCGTGCAATCGAACCTCGGCGCAAAGACCCTTATCGGCTGTTCTGCGGGGGGAGTCATCGGGGGCGGGCGCGAGGTGGAGGACGAGGCGGCCTTTTCGCTCACGGCGGCGGCGCTGCCCGATGTGAAGCTCTCCGGCTTCTACGCCGATGAAGCCTCTATCCCGAGTCCGGACGCCGGGCCGGGCGCCTGGGAGCAGCTGGCCGGGGTGACGGCGAGCGAGGAGCCGCACTTCATCGTCCTGCCCGATCCGTTCACGATCCGATCGGAGATGCTCGTCTCCGGCCTGGACTACGCCTTCCCCAAGAGCGCCAAGATCGGCGGGCTTGCCAGCGCGGCGCGGATGCCCGGCGGCAACGCCCTCTTCCTGAACGAGAAGGTCTTTCGCAAGGGGGCTGTGACTCTGGCGATGGCGGGCAATATCCAGGTGGATACAGTGGTGGCGCAGGGCTGTCGGCCCATCGGCAAGCCGTACATCGTCACCCGGTGCCGCCAGAACGTTCTGCTGGAGCTGGACAACCGGAAGCCCATGGACGTCCTGCGCGAGGTCTTTGCGGAGTGCAGCGACCGCGACCGCCAGCTCATCAACTCGGCGCTGCATTTGGGCATCGTCACGGACCCGCTCTTGGAGGAGTTCAAGGCGGGCGATTTCCTAATCCGCAACGTCCTGGGCATGCACCAGGAGTCGGAGGGCTTCGTCATCGGGGAGCTGCTAACGGAAGGGCAGGTGGTGCAGTTCCATGTGCGCGATGCGGCCACGGCGGCGGAGGACCTGGAAGGGACGCTGCGGCGCTATGCGGGCAACCGGCTCCCGAAGGCCGATGCCGGCGCGCTACTCTTTTCCTGCGTGGGCCGCGGGGCGAACCTCTTCGGCAGGCCGAACCACGATACGGACCTCTTCCTGCGCGAAGTAGGCCGGATGCCGCTGGGCGGCTTTTTCTGCAACGGCGAGATCGGCCCCGTTGGGCAAACGACCTTTCTGCACGGCTTCACCAGCTCGTTCGGTATCTTCAAGCCGCGCCGCTAGCGGGTGGAGCCTATGACCACCCAACAGGGCGAGGCGGCATGGGCCTACCACAATGCCACCAAGCATTCGCCGGAGAGCATCCGCACGAACCGGCACTACATGGACTGGGCCAACCAGCCGATGCCTTACAAGGTCATCGAGAACCTGGAGCCGATGCCGCTCCCTCGGGAGCTGCGGGCCTCATCGCATCCGGCGCTGGCCTCCATCGCCGGGCACGGGCCGGACCGCCCGCCCCAGGCCATCACCAGCGATGACCTGACGAACCTCTGCTTTTTCTCCGGCGGCATCACGAAGTTCCTGACCCACGGCGCAGAACAGCGCCCCTTCCGCGCCGCCGCCTGCACCGGCGCCCTCTACCACATCGAGTTTTATATCCTCTGCGGCGATATCCCGGGCCTTTCGGCGGGCGTCTATCACTTCGGCGTCCACGATTTCGCCCTGCGCCGCCTGCGCGCGGGCGACTACCGGCGCGTGCTGGTGGAGGCAACAGGCGGCGAGCCTTCCGTGGCGGGTGCGCCGGTAGTCTTTCTCTTCACCACTACGTACTGGCGCAATGCGTGGAAATATCAGGCGCGGGCCTACCGCCACGCCTTTTGGGATAGCGGCACCATCCTCGCGAATTTCCTTGCGGCGGCCACGGGGAACGTCTGGCCCGCCAAGCTTGTCATGGGCTTTGCCGATGAGCCGGTGGCCCGCCTGCTGGCGCTCAACCGGGAGAAGGAGGCGACGGTGGCCCTGGTGCCGCTGGGCGCGGGCGCAGACGCGCCGCCGGAGCCGCCGCCTGTGGGCGGGCTGTCCATCACGCTGATGCCCCTTTCGGCAAGCGAAGTGGACTACCCGGCCATCCGCGCGATGCATGCCGCCTCCTCGCTGGCGAGCGGCGAAGCGGTGAAGGCCTGGAGAGGCGCGCCGCCGCCCGTCATCGCGCCGCCCCCTAAGGGGAGGCTCTTTCCGCTGGCGCCCTTGGACGAAAGGGCGGTGGAGGACCCGGTGGAGCGCGTGATCATGAAGCGCGGCTCCTCACGGCGGTTCGAACGCGAGGCGATCACCTTCGCCCAGCTTTCGGCCTGCCTCCGCGCGGCGACAGGAGGCATCGCCGCCGACTACCTGGAGCCGTTGGGCGCGACGACGAGTGACCTGTATCTCATCGTCCACGCGGTGGATGGCCTGCCGAGCGGCTCGTATTACTACCGCCGGGGCGAAGGGGCGCTGGAGCAGCTGACGGAGGGCGACTACCGCGATACGGCGGGTTTTCTCGGCCTAGGCCAGGAGCTTTCGGCCGACGCCTCGGCAGACGTCTTCTTCCTGACCGATCTGCGCCGCGTGCTGGCGCGCTTCGGCGATAGAGGCTACCGCGCGGCGCAGATGGAGGCGGGCATCGCGGGAGGCAGGCTCTACCTGAGCGCGTACGCCCAGGGCTTCGGCGCAAGCGGCCTCACCTTCTTCGACGACGAAGTGACGGCCTTCTTCTCTCCCCATGCGGAGGGGAAGAGCGTCATGTTCCTGGTGGCCCTCGGCGTGCCCGGGAGGCGGCGTGTGGAGGCGGCCCCGGCGCACTTTGTGAGGAAGACGGCCTCTTAACCGCCGCCGCCCGCCGCCTTGGCGCCGGGCTTGGTCATGGCGATAAGGTCCAGCGCTTTCTTCAGCTGGGCTTCGGTGAGGTTCGTCTGCTCCTTGGCTACTTCGGGGATCGTCCGTCCCGTCTTTGCCGCCTCTTTGGCGATGGCGGCCGCCTTATCGTAGCCGACGACGGGCGCGAGTGCGGTGGCGAGCATCAGGCCCTTGATGACCATCTGCGGGCCGTGGTCCGTGGCCTTGATGCCGTCCACGCACTGGACGGCGAAGTTGGAGGAGGCCGCGGCGAGGAGGTTGACGGACTGGAGGAGGTTATAGGCTGCCACGGGCATCATGGTGTTGAGCTCGAAGAAGCCCCACTGGCCGCTCATCACGATGGCGGCGTCGTTGCCGATGACCTGGGCGCAGACCTGGATGAGGGATTCGGCGATGACGGGGTTCACCTTGCCGGGCATGATGGAGCTGCCGGGCTGGACTTCGGGCAGAGTGATTTCGCCGATGCCGGCGCGGGGGCCGGAGCCGAGCATGCGGATATCGTGCGCGATCTTGAGCAGGCTGACCGAGGTGGTGCGCAGGGCGCCGCCGGAGGCGACGATGTTGTCCAGCGTAGCCTGGGCCTGGAAATGGCTGCTCGTCTCGACGACTTTGACGCCGGTGAGCTTGGTGAGACGGGCACAGGTAAGCCTGGCGAACTTGGGATGCGTGTTCACGCCGCTGCCGACGGCGGTGCCGCCCAGGGCCACTTCCGAAAGTTCGGCCTGGGCCGCCTTGAGGCGCTTGATGGAACGCTCAACCTGGCCCGCGTAGCCCTTGAACTCCTGGCCGAGGGTGACGGGTGTGGCGTCCTGCAGGTGGGTGCGGCCCGTCTTCACCACCTTCGCGAACTCCTTGCTCTTCTTTTCCAGCGAAGCTTGGAGCTTGAGCAGCGCGGGCATCAGCTTTTCGTTGATGTCAATGAGCGCGGCGATGTGGATGGCCGTGGGGATGACGTCATTGGAGGATTGCCCGGTGTTCACGTGATCGTTGGGGTGGACGGCGCGGGAGCCGCGAGGCTTGCCGAGGTGTTCGCCGGCGCGGTTGGCGATGACTTCATTGGCGTTCATGTTGGTGGAGGTGCCGGAGCCGGTCTGGTAGATGTCCACCACGAAGTGGCTATCGAACTTGCCATCGGCCACCTCTTGTGCGGCCTTCACGATGGCGTCCGAGATTTTCTTATCGAGGAGGCCAAGCTCGGTGTTTGTTTGCGCTGCGGCGAGCTTGATGAGGCCCAGGGCGCGGATAAATGAGCGCTGGAAGCGCAGGTCGCTGATGGGAAAGTTCAGGACGGCCCGCATGGTGGAGGCGCCGTAATAGGCGGACTCAGGGACCTCCATGGGGCCCATCGTGTCCTTTTCGATGCGGACGCCTGGCTTGTTCGTAGTCACAAAACTCCTCCGGATAGGCTGAAAATCGGCACGGCCACCAGTATAACCCAGGGACGACCTGAAGAGAGAGCGGAAGCGATGTGGTCTGACACAGCAACTCTATGTAGCTGATGAGAAACGCGAATCCCTGTGCTTGTGTATACAGTATGTCGGCTTCCTGCCGACTTTACCGTGGCGATAGGCAAAATGCGGCACATTTCGGCAGAGCTCTTGCACTTTCCGGCACGGGTTGCTATATTCCCTGGTGGAGCGGCGTGAAGAGCGTCTCTCCCGGACAACGGTTGGACGCGAATAAGCGCGGGTGCCGCAACTGGTTGGACGCAAGGATGTGGCAGCCCGCGCATTTTGTTAGGCAAAGGAGATAGAGCAGAGTGGGTAAGAGACTGTATGTCGGCAATCTGAGTTATTCGACGACGGACGATCAGTTGCACCAGGCTTTCGCCCCGCACGGGAAGATCGAATCGGCCATGGTGATGACTGACCGGTACACGGGCCGCTCCCGTGGCTTCGGCTTTGTGGAATTCGCCAGCGATGAAGAGGCGAAGAAGGCCGTCGCGGCGCTGGACGGCCAGATGCTGGACGGGCGCGCCCTGAAGGTGAACGAGGCCCGCGAGCGCACGGAATCGCGCCCACCGAGGGGCGGCGGTGGCGGCTACGGCGGCGGAGACCGAGGCGATAGAGGGGACAGAGGCGATCGCGGAGACCGAGGAGACCGCGGCGGCCGCTGGTAAACGCGCCTCACAGCATCGCATACCTGTACACGTAAAAGCCCCCTCCCGGGATCCCGGGAGGGGGCTTTATGTTTCTTCCTGCGAGGCCTGTTGCTACGGAGCGTTGCCCTCTTTGAAGACGGAGGGATTGTCCGGCCCTTCAGCGAGGATGAAGCCTGCGAGTCCGCGCTCCAGGCGTGAGAGGGAGTGGTCCACGATGATGTAGCGGCCGGGCACGTCAATCTTGAATTCGACGATGGCGGAGCCGCCGGCTGGGACGTAGGTGGTCTGCACATCGGTGGCTGGAGGCGACATGGAGCCTTCCATGTAGACCCGGTCGAAGATCTCACCGATGACGTGGAAGGACGAGGTGTAGTTGGGGCCGCCGACGCCGAAGTAGATGCGGACGGTCTCGCCCACGCGGGCTCGGAGCGGCTTCTCCGTGGTGAGGGAGCCTACGGCGCCGTTGAGAACCACGTACTCGGCCTGCTCAGCGAGCATCTTGGTGACGCTGAACTCCTGGTGGCCCTTTTCGCCGAAGGGTTTTTGGGTGTAGAGCTCGCCCTGCATGACGTAGAACTCGCGGTCAACGGGGGGGGAGGCCGTTTTCGGGCTCCACCAGGATGAGGCCGTACATGCCGCTGGTGATGTGGTGGGCGACGGAGGGTGTGGCGCAGTGGTAGACGTAGAGGCCCGGGTTCACAGCCTTCCAAGTGAAGGTCTTTTCGCCGCCGGGAGGCGTTTGGGTGAGCGTGGCGCCGCCGCCGGGGCCGGTCACAGAGTGCAGGTCAATCGAATGGACGAACTTGCTGGCGGCGTTGTTCTTGAGGGTCATCTGCATCGTATCGCCCACGCGGACGCGGTACATGGGGCCGGGGACTTTGCCGCCGAAGGTGAAGTAGTAGTAGGAGGTGCCATCGGCCAACTTCCCGGTGACCTCCACCGTCTCAAGGCTGACGCGATGGGTGACGGGACCCCGGCGGCCGATGGGGGGCGGAACTTCCGTGGGGTCGCGGACGATGCTCACGGCCTGGACCTGGGGCTGCTGTCCGGCACCCTTGCCGACGATGAGTTTGCCTTCCATGCCTGCCGCGCGATGGCCGGGGACGGCGCAGAAGTAGGTGAAGGAGCCTTCCTTGTTCGCCACAAAGCTGACCTTTGTCTGGCTCCCCTTGGCTGTGATGCGAGCAGAAGTAGCGTTGAAGTCCGGGAACGAGATGTCATGCTCAACGCCATCGCCGTTGACGAGGGTAACGTCAATGTTCGCGCCAAGGGCGACCTCGATGGCCGGATTGCCGATCTTATCAATGGCCCCGCCGACGCCCACGAAGGTGAGCTGACCGTGCTGAAGATCGGTGGCTAAGGTGAAACTTGCCGCTTGGCCTTGGATGGCCACAGGCGTTGCCTGGGAGCCGCCACCTGAAGCGGCAGGAGGCGCTACCGGCTGCTGGGGGGCCTTGGCGGTAGCGGTGCGGCTCTCTTTCAGCGACTCTTGGTAGTCCTTGGCAATGTTGCCTTCACAGGCGGCAAAAGCCAGGGCTGCAACGATAACAAGAAAAGACCGACGATAACGTGGAACCTTGGAAGCCGAGCTAATCGCATAGATTCTCCTTCTGCATAGCCGGAGAGAGGCCAGGGGCTATGCAAAAGCAGTATGGGTTGGGGGTGTGAAGGAGTTGTGAAATAGGGCACAATGCTCGTGAAGGTCACGTGAAGCGAGGGGTTGTCATGCAGGGGGAAACAGGTTTGGATGGACATACCATCGGGAGGCCCCGTATGATGGTTTTTCGTGTCCTCAGAGGTAAAGAGGCTTAAGGCTTACCGCCTCATGGGTGAAATCCACAAATATAGGGCGATCATCGTGCGCTGCCTGGTATTTTGGGCCGGGCTTGCTGTTCTGGTAACCGCTGCTGTGCTGCCTATGGCGCTTGACTACGCATCGCCTCAGGCTGCTCAGGGGCAAACGGTGCCTATGCCGCCGCCAAGCAGACCGCCACCGGCTGAAGTGACACCGACACCTGAACCGCCGCCCACGGCGACCCCCGCCCCAACTCCCGTGGTCACGCCGACTACTGTTCCAACCCAGGCGCCCACGTCACCTCCTTCGCCGACACCGCCTTCCACTTCGCCGCCGACCCGACCGCCTTCGCCAACACCTCAGCCAACCGCGCCGCCGCTCCTTGGGATAACCCTAAGCCAGCAAACGACGGCGCTAGCATCGGACGGAGCACCGTTGACGCTTGTGAGCGGCAAGACAGTTGCCATCGCCACGAGTGGGAGCGGGCAAGCGATCCAGTTTCCGGTACGGCTCGCGGCCGGCCAACGCCTCGGGTCGTTCAGCGATCCGCAGTCCGGCTTGCAAGCAACGTTTTCTCCGTCCGGCGACCAGGGGACTGTCATCATTCCCCTGACCATCCAGGGTCTGCCCGCCCGGATGCGCATCGAGGTTGGAGCAGGCTCTGTGCAAGGTGAACTGGTCACGACACCCGTACGGAGAGTGCTGCTGGAGGCGGGACCGGTGGCAATCGCAGCCGGCCCTGAGCCGGAGGCGGCTCTGGAAGTCGTCGCGACGCTCCGCCAGGTCCCGGAGGCAGTGGCGATAGAAGTGCGCCCGGTGAGCGTAGGCGGGCAAATCGAGGCAGCTGGACGCAGCGCCGCTGAGCGAGCCGGACTGGCGATCGAGGCGATGGCCTATTCCGTAGAAATCCGCCCGGGTGGCGGCACGACTGTCTCAAGCGGCACGCTGGTCTTCACAGTCACGAGGGATTGGCTCGCGCAGTGGCCTGAGAATAGCCTCCGCGTGCTGCGCATAGACGGCCAAGGGAGAGCATCGTTTCTGAGCGTTGACCAAAGCGGTGCAACCGGCGCAGACAAAGTGCGCCTGCAAGCAGAGTCGCCGGAGGGTTTTTCCACCTTTGCCGTTGTAGCGGTAAAGGCAAAGGTGAAGG
This region of Chloroflexota bacterium genomic DNA includes:
- a CDS encoding class II fumarate hydratase — protein: MGPMEVPESAYYGASTMRAVLNFPISDLRFQRSFIRALGLIKLAAAQTNTELGLLDKKISDAIVKAAQEVADGKFDSHFVVDIYQTGSGTSTNMNANEVIANRAGEHLGKPRGSRAVHPNDHVNTGQSSNDVIPTAIHIAALIDINEKLMPALLKLQASLEKKSKEFAKVVKTGRTHLQDATPVTLGQEFKGYAGQVERSIKRLKAAQAELSEVALGGTAVGSGVNTHPKFARLTCARLTKLTGVKVVETSSHFQAQATLDNIVASGGALRTTSVSLLKIAHDIRMLGSGPRAGIGEITLPEVQPGSSIMPGKVNPVIAESLIQVCAQVIGNDAAIVMSGQWGFFELNTMMPVAAYNLLQSVNLLAAASSNFAVQCVDGIKATDHGPQMVIKGLMLATALAPVVGYDKAAAIAKEAAKTGRTIPEVAKEQTNLTEAQLKKALDLIAMTKPGAKAAGGGG
- a CDS encoding universal stress protein → MAAGVIVPLDGSSLGEAVLPYAKRLAAALKTDVMLVQVVEPTAKELKQYAKGEKRPQLPEAGARAAQAYLDKAVGHFKGSGVAVSTKVLTGIPAVEIIGLGEKSRHAIIVMPTHGRSGIRRWLLGSVADKVIHYAVNPVLVMHPKAKGGPTGEARLSAVIVPLDGSPVAEQSLPQVIRLARALDLRVTLLQVTPSLADFTKWNATYMSAPTTELAATAEDLAKDAAKYLAGIASRLKTEGLRNIETSVLQGDAATAILAAAEGSKGSFVAMTTRGRTGLTRTLLGSTADRVVRHGGTPVLLVRPK
- a CDS encoding SagB/ThcOx family dehydrogenase, with the translated sequence MTTQQGEAAWAYHNATKHSPESIRTNRHYMDWANQPMPYKVIENLEPMPLPRELRASSHPALASIAGHGPDRPPQAITSDDLTNLCFFSGGITKFLTHGAEQRPFRAAACTGALYHIEFYILCGDIPGLSAGVYHFGVHDFALRRLRAGDYRRVLVEATGGEPSVAGAPVVFLFTTTYWRNAWKYQARAYRHAFWDSGTILANFLAAATGNVWPAKLVMGFADEPVARLLALNREKEATVALVPLGAGADAPPEPPPVGGLSITLMPLSASEVDYPAIRAMHAASSLASGEAVKAWRGAPPPVIAPPPKGRLFPLAPLDERAVEDPVERVIMKRGSSRRFEREAITFAQLSACLRAATGGIAADYLEPLGATTSDLYLIVHAVDGLPSGSYYYRRGEGALEQLTEGDYRDTAGFLGLGQELSADASADVFFLTDLRRVLARFGDRGYRAAQMEAGIAGGRLYLSAYAQGFGASGLTFFDDEVTAFFSPHAEGKSVMFLVALGVPGRRRVEAAPAHFVRKTAS
- a CDS encoding RNA-binding protein produces the protein MGKRLYVGNLSYSTTDDQLHQAFAPHGKIESAMVMTDRYTGRSRGFGFVEFASDEEAKKAVAALDGQMLDGRALKVNEARERTESRPPRGGGGGYGGGDRGDRGDRGDRGDRGDRGGRW